The Desulfonatronospira thiodismutans ASO3-1 region TAGATGAGTCCAAGATGGACAGGATCAGGTCGCAGGTTTTGTCCATGCTGCACATCTGCAAAAACGAACCTTCCAGCAAAATACCCCTGGTAATCGCGTTCTGCTGCAGCAGGGGGCCTTACATGGCAGCGGACACGGCAGGTGCCCTGAAGCAGCAGAGCAGCCCCTGCGTGATCATAATCAAAGTGAACTGCATCGGAGACTTAAGCCGGGAGATTATCCTGGAAAGCCTGCAGCAGGGAATCGACGGGATCATGATCCTTGGCTGTCCCCCCGGCGAATGCAGGTACAGGCACGGGGAAATGCATATAGTCAACCAGACGGGGAATATCCGGGCTTATCTAAAGCACAACAGAATAAACCCTGACAGGCTCATGCTCGGCTGGCTATCCTCGGTGGAGGGTACCAGGATAGCCGGAATCATGAACACCTTTGCCAGACGTATCAGGAGAATGAAAGTATCTGCCGGGAAAAAGGCCAGAACCAGTTGGTGCTAAGGCATATCGGAATAAGTATAGCTCAACCCCAGGGCTTCTTTAAGGATATCCAGGAGCTCATCCGGCTTGAAAGGTTTGCCCAGGTAATAATCCACACCCTGGGCCAGGATATCATTTATATGTTCATGCGCTACACTGGCTGTAACCGCTACAATGCACACCTTCTCCCCGCCCTGCATCAGGCGGATGCGCCTGGTGGTTTCGTAGCCGTCCATAACTGGCATGCGCATATCCATTAAGACCGCATGAGGCAGCCAGTGCTCAAACACCTGCAGAGCCTCTGCACCCTCTGCCGCCTCCCGGACCTGGAAACCCAGGGGCTTCAACAGGGCCAGCAGCATGGACCTGTTGTCCTGCTTGTCATCAACCACCAGCACACGCACAGGAGAGCTGCCCTGGGCCAGTCCGGAAACCATGCGCAGCGGCACCTCCTGGACATCCCGGCATGGCCTGCAAGCGGGCAGCAGCGGTACGTGCAGGCAGAAACAACTGCCCCCGCCTTGACGGTTTTCATACCAGAGATCCCCGCCCATAATCCGGGAATACCTGAGGCTGATGGCCAGCCCCAGTCCGGTACCGCCTTCCTGGGTTCCGGCAACGGTCTGGTAAAATGGTTCAAAGAGATTTTCCTGTTCATCTGAAGATATGCCCGGGCCGGTATCTTCCACCCGGAATTCCAGTTTGAAAACATCCGGACTGTCATCTGCAGCGCTTCGGGCCTGTATGTTTTTGATACTGCACTTTACCCAGCCCCTGGAAGTAAATTTTAAAGCATTGTCCAGGAGGTTTATGAGTATCTGGCGCAGCATGCCCTGGTCCCCGTGAACATACCGGGGGATGTAACCGGCACGTTCAAAAGAAAGTTCAAGACCCCTGGAGTCCGCCCGGGAAAGAAGCATGCCCATGAGCTGTTCAAAAAAGTGATGCAGGTCAAAATCCTCTGCATGCTGCCGCACCTGCCCGGCCTCGATACTGGACATGTCCAGGATATCGTTCAGGATCCGCAACAGGTTGTCCGCATTGCGGGAAATTGTCTGCACCTGGCGCAAATGCTGCCTGGAAAGACTGAAATCCCTTTCCATGATCCGGGCAAAGCCCATGATGATATTCATGGGAGTACGGATTCCGTGGCTCATGTTGGCCAGAAAGGTGCTTTTGGCCTGACTGGCCGCCTCCGCAGCCTCCTTGGCCTTCTGCAGGGCCCTTCTTACCTCTTCCAGTTCGGATATATCCACAGCAACCCCGAGAGCGGACAGCCTGTCCTCTATTTCCAGGGGGTAGACAGTAAACAGCGCTGGAAATACCTGCCCGTTTTTGCGCTGCATAAACATGCTGCCTCTCCACACCCTGCCCTGCCTGATGCTGGTATATATCTCCGGAAACTTTTCCAGATCCTCCCTGGAGTGCAGCATGGCCACTGATTGACCCACGACCTCCTGCTTTTGATAACCATGAACACTTTCTGCGCCCGGGCTGAAGTCCGTAATGCGCAGATCCCCTTCGGGACAGGATTCTGCGATTACAAAAGAAATATCTTTGCAGGCCTCAAAGATCGACTCCAGTTTCAACTGCTGGGTCTTGATTTCAGTTATATCCAGCCCTACAGACTGATAATATTCAGGAGTCCCGGCCTCATCAAAGACGGCCCTGTCAATCCACCTGTGCCAGCGGATGGTCCCGTCAGGCAGTTGCACCCTGTGCTCTACAGTTTTGACTGGATGTTCCGTGGTCAGAGAGGTAAAGTTCTGTTGGGAAATTTCTTTGTCCTTCCCGGGTATCAGGTCCAGAAAAATCGACCCCAGAAGCTCTTCCTGGGGCATGCCGAAGTAGTCGCAGTACTGCTGGTTGATATAGGTGATGACCCCTTGCGGGTTGAAGCAGCAGATCATGGCCGGGATATCCCTGAGAAAGGAATCAAGCTTTTCATGATGCTTTTTCTGCATCTCTTGGCTTTGTTTGCGCCGGGTTATGTCTGAAACAAACCCGTGCCAGCAGGAAATCAGCCCATCGCTGCCGGTTACCGCCCTGATATTTAAAGAAACCCATATTTCATATCCATCCCGGCGGATTATTCTGCACTCATGGTTGACCACCTCTCCATGCACTTCCAGCAGACGCGTGATCCGCCCCCGGTCCGCCGGTTCCGCATAAATCTGGGAAGCAATATCAGTTACAGACTCCAGCATGCTTTCGGCGGAATCATAACCATGGATGGATGCCATGGCATGATTGACAAAGATAAATTTTCCTTCAGGGGTGGACTGAAAACAGCCCAGAGGGGCATGCATCAGCATGTCCTGGTAATCCAGGGAAGCGGTTGAAGGCGAAGAGTATTTCTCTTTCGGGAAGTGCTTTGCCGGACACATGACTGACTCCATGAAGTAAAGCAGAAGGCTGAAAAAATACACGGCTCAAAACAGGGGAGCAAAAAGCCGGGGATCATGGATCCAAAACGACATACGCAGGACGTAACCATTCAAGGGGTGCCAGCAATCGCCACCGGGAATAGACTTGAGGCGTACTCCCCAACCGTGAGCGGCAGAGCCGCCCGCTCGCCCCGTGAAACACCCAGCACTCACTTTAATAATTTCGGTTTCATCACAAGCAAACAAATGGAAAAGTGAGTGCTGGGTCAGCGCAGCGGGTTTCACCGGGGTGTGCAACGAAGTTGCCCGCCTGTCACGCCTCTGGCGTGATTGAATAGCTCAATGAGCTAGCCCGCAGGGCATTTAACTGGGGTGCCAAAAAATCTTCTTAGGCACGGGAAGCCTTCAGGCTTCACACAGGTGCTCCGCACACACGGTTTTGAAGAATAAAAGATCCCCAGAAGCATGCCCCGCCCATATCTTTAAACACAGTCTTGAGGTATTCGTTATAGTTTCTTCAGGCTTTGTGTGCGCAGGCAGCAAATAGTTTTAAGGATATGTGCGGGGGCATTGCCCACATGGCAGACAGGCAAATTGGCATATCTCCCCCCTGAAGAGTTACCGCAGGACTGTCCCCAAGTGTGACTGAATGCTCAGTGTTACGTCCCAGGCAACCAGACATCAGCATGCCGAACAATTAACTGGTTGACCTCACAGCCTGCTCCTGGTCTTTAACTACTTAATATCCACAAAAAAATCAGCAGTAGTATATTTCGTATCACATTACATCAGGGACCGCAAGAGGATTATGACTGTTTTTCCTGAAATCAGCCGGGCAGCAAGGAGGGTGTCAAAAGGGTGGAGCCGGAGAGTCTGCTGATTCGTATATTGAGGCCCTGCCCCAGCTTTCCTTAACCTGAAGAACAGCTGTAGTCTTTCCCACCTGTCTGGGCCCAAGGACTACCTGAATGAAAGGCTGCTGTTCCTGGAGCCTCTGACCAAGGGTGTAAACTTTTTGTCTTTTGAATTCGGGAAGTTGCATAATTTTTGCCATTTACTCAATATATCGTTCTTTTTTACTCAATACATTGAGTAAATGTCAACAACAGACCTTAAAGATGTGACTGCAAAAGGTCATTTTTGTCACGCGAACCACGCGAAGCGCTTGGCAGGACGCGTGGCAGACGTCAGAGGTCAGTACAAACTAAGATTTATGTCACGCGAAGACGCGTGATTGTCCCCCTGGCCGGTACCTGCCCCCTGAATGGTTACCCGCAGGGGGTGTGGATGTGGGATATATTCTATGAAGAGGCTGGGTGGTTCGTAGTCTTGCCCTTTCATTTTTCCCTTGCCTGTCCCCTAAAACCTAACTATATTAATACCTATGCATGTTATCCATGGACCACACGACAAGATATTCAAGCGCGTGATGGCTGACCGGAAAAATGCCATAAGTCTGCTTGGGATGGTTCAAAACATGTTTACAATTCGGCAATACCAGATATTTCATGCTGATGCTCCCGGTGGCCACCAGACAAGAAATCTCAGGTAAAAATTAATATTGGGGTTTGAAAAAGTGTAAACCAGTTTGCCTGACAAAAAGAACCATCCCCAACAGCCAGTATTTTTAATTTGCCCTGCAAAACTGATTTTTTGCAGAAACATTCAATTGCGGAAAGCTAAATTGAACAAACAAGGTTTTTTTATGAATGAAAGAATAACTATTGATGCTAACATCTGCCATGGGAAGCCTGTAATAAAAGGTACAAGAGTTTTAGTTGCTAACATTTTAGGTGCATTAGGGTCTGGAGATAGTATAGAAGAAATGTAAGCGTCCAAACGGGTACACCTATCCATGGGCGGGTATCGTTGGTAGTATTCCCTGGCCCACTGGATATGCAGCAGGCCAGGGGTATG contains the following coding sequences:
- a CDS encoding PAS domain-containing hybrid sensor histidine kinase/response regulator → MYFFSLLLYFMESVMCPAKHFPKEKYSSPSTASLDYQDMLMHAPLGCFQSTPEGKFIFVNHAMASIHGYDSAESMLESVTDIASQIYAEPADRGRITRLLEVHGEVVNHECRIIRRDGYEIWVSLNIRAVTGSDGLISCWHGFVSDITRRKQSQEMQKKHHEKLDSFLRDIPAMICCFNPQGVITYINQQYCDYFGMPQEELLGSIFLDLIPGKDKEISQQNFTSLTTEHPVKTVEHRVQLPDGTIRWHRWIDRAVFDEAGTPEYYQSVGLDITEIKTQQLKLESIFEACKDISFVIAESCPEGDLRITDFSPGAESVHGYQKQEVVGQSVAMLHSREDLEKFPEIYTSIRQGRVWRGSMFMQRKNGQVFPALFTVYPLEIEDRLSALGVAVDISELEEVRRALQKAKEAAEAASQAKSTFLANMSHGIRTPMNIIMGFARIMERDFSLSRQHLRQVQTISRNADNLLRILNDILDMSSIEAGQVRQHAEDFDLHHFFEQLMGMLLSRADSRGLELSFERAGYIPRYVHGDQGMLRQILINLLDNALKFTSRGWVKCSIKNIQARSAADDSPDVFKLEFRVEDTGPGISSDEQENLFEPFYQTVAGTQEGGTGLGLAISLRYSRIMGGDLWYENRQGGGSCFCLHVPLLPACRPCRDVQEVPLRMVSGLAQGSSPVRVLVVDDKQDNRSMLLALLKPLGFQVREAAEGAEALQVFEHWLPHAVLMDMRMPVMDGYETTRRIRLMQGGEKVCIVAVTASVAHEHINDILAQGVDYYLGKPFKPDELLDILKEALGLSYTYSDMP
- a CDS encoding DUF433 domain-containing protein; translated protein: MNERITIDANICHGKPVIKGTRVLVANILGALGSGDSIEEM